Proteins encoded together in one Lathyrus oleraceus cultivar Zhongwan6 chromosome 5, CAAS_Psat_ZW6_1.0, whole genome shotgun sequence window:
- the LOC127082492 gene encoding alcohol dehydrogenase 1-like codes for MSSTAGQVIKCKAAVAWEAGKPLVIEEVEVAPPQAGEVRLKILFTSLCHTDVYFWEAKGQTPLFPRIFGHEAGGIVESVGEGVTHLKPGDHALPVFTGECGECPHCKSEESNMCDLLRINTDRGVMLNDNQSRFSIKGQPINHFVGTSTFSEYTVVHAGCVAKINPDAPLDKVCILSCGICTGLGATINVAKPKPGSSVAIFGLGAVGLAAAEGARISGASRIIGVDLVSSRFELAKKFGVNEFVNPKDHDKPVQQVIAEITNGGVDRAVECTGSIQAMISAFECVHDGWGTAVLVGVPSKDDAFKTHPMNFLNERTLKGTFYGNYKPRTDLPNVVEKYMKGELELEKFITHTVPFSEINKAFDYMLKGESIRCIIRMEE; via the exons ATGTCGAGTACTGCTGGTCAAGTCATCAAATGCAAAG CTGCGGTTGCATGGGAGGCTGGGAAGCCGCTGGTGATTGAAGAAGTAGAGGTGGCGCCACCGCAGGCCGGTGAAGTTCGTCTCAAGATACTCTTCACCTCCCTTTGCCACACTGATGTTTACTTCTGGGAAGCTAAG GGTCAAACTCCATTGTTTCCTCGTATTTTTGGTCATGAAGCTGGAGG GATTGTGGAGAGCGTAGGCGAGGGTGTGACACATCTTAAACCAGGGGATCATGCTCTGCCAGTATTCACAGGGGAGTGTGGGGAATGTCCGCATTGTAAGTCAGAAGAAAGCAACATGTGTGATCTTCTTAGGATCAACACAGATAGGGGTGTCATGCTCAATGACAACCAGTCCAGATTCTCTATTAAGGGACAGCCAATTAACCATTTTGTCGGCACCTCTACTTTTAGCGAGTACACTGTGGTTCATGCTGGATGTGTTGCAAAGATCAATCCTGATGCACCACTTGACAAAGTTTGTATTCTCAGTTGTGGAATATGCACTG GTCTTGGTGCTACTATCAATGTTGCAAAGCCAAAACCTGGCTCTTCTGTTGCTATCTTTGGACTTGGAGCTGTTGGTCTTGCT GCTGCTGAAGGGGCAAGGATTTCTGGTGCATCTAGAATCATTGGAGTTGATTTAGTTTCCAGCCGATTCGAATTAG CTAAGAAGTTTGGAGTGAATGAGTTCGTGAACCCGAAAGATCACGACAAACCTGTACAGCAGGTTATTGCTGAAATTACGAATGGAGGTGTAGATCGTGCTGTTGAATGTACCGGTAGCATCCAAGCTATGATCTCAGCATTTGAATGTGTCCATGAT GGTTGGGGTACTGCTGTACTTGTTGGAGTTCCAAGCAAAGATGATGCCTTCAAAACTCATCCTATGAATTTCTTGAATGAGAGGACTCTTAAGGGTACCTTCTATGGCAACTACAAGCCCCGCACTGATCTTCCCAATGTTGTTGAGAAGTACATGAAGGGG GAGCTGGAACTTGAGAAATTCATTACTCACACAGTACCATTCTCAGAGATCAACAAAGCTTTTGATTACATGCTGAAAGGGGAGTCTATTAGGTGTATCATCAGAATGGAGGAGTAA